The DNA window AGTTCTGGAGCGCTCTGGTGGAGAAGGCCTACGCCAAGTAAGCACGTCTTCATTCTAACCAGTGTTGACGGTGTTAAATGAGGAACAAGGAGTAAAGACTGGTGAAACGTAGATGTGTAAACCAGCATGGACCCGATGGTGTTCTCCAGGTTATGCGGGTGCTACGAGGCACTGGATGGGGGCAACACGGCTGACGCCCTGACGGACTTCACTGGCGGCGTGTCCGAGATGATTGACCTGGCGGAAAATCCAGCGAAGGCCGATGTGGAGAAACGCAAAGAGTTGTTTGAGAGAGTCCTAAAAGTCCACGGCAGAGGAGGCCTCATCAGCTGCTCCATTAAGGTGAGCTCAGCAGCTGAAGGTCACATGGTATTGATGGAGATACATCACATAGGCACTGGTCACCTGCAGATATTTCATTCCTCGAGTGAGAGTGGGTGGAGCCAACTTTGTGTTGTTGCCGCAGGTGACCAACAGCAGCAACATGGAGGCGAAGTTGCCCAACGGCCTGGTCAAGGGCCACGCCTACGCAGTGACGGACGTGCGAAAGGTGAAGCTGGGCCGCGGCTTGATGGCTAAATTCAAGTCTGACAAAGTCAACATGGTCCGCATCCGGAACCCCTGGGGGCAGAGCGAGTGGACGGGAGCCTGGAGCGACAGGTGGGAACAATCCGGAACAGGACACGCCTTTGTGTGTCTCCAGTGGACGTCTGCTCCATCGGGCGGCTGAGGTCACAGAAGCGTGATGAAGTTCAGTCTCATCTTCTGCTTGCAGTTCTGACGAGTGGAAACAGGTCAGCAAGAGTGAGAGGGATGCGATGGGCGTCGTCGTGCAAGATGACGGCGAGTTCTGGTGAGCTTCACTGTTCACGTCCTTTCACCCCCGCCCCACCCAACTCCCGGTAATCTTCATGCCCCTTCCTCTTGTCCTCCTGCAGGATGAACTTCGATGACATGATCACCAACTTCACCGACCTCATCATGTGTCGCCTCATCAACACGTCCCATGTCAGCATTTACAAGACCTGGGTTGAGGTTCTGGTGCACGGAGCTTGGCGGCGGCACAGTAATCCCATGCGGAACCGAGCTGGGGGCTGCGCCAACAACAAGGAGACTTTTCTCCAGAACCCTCAGGTGCTCACTGATGTTGACTTAACAAGTTGTTTGTCTGCAACACATCATTTTCCTACTCTTTTTACTCCATTGTGTCCAAACTTGGTGATGATACTACTAGTTTCTAATGTTTGTGTgcactaatgtgtgtgtgtgttgtcttgcTGTAGTACATGTTCAAAGTGAAGAAGTCCGTGGACGAGGTTCTCATCAGTCTGCAGCAGAAAGACCGTATAGCCACGGAGGCAGAAGACCAAAAAAAGAACCTGCCAATCGGCTTCGACATATTCAGGGTCAGCTCaggaagagtgtgtgtgtgtgtgtgtgtgacattttgAAATGAGTTATACTACAAAATGTAGCGTGTAGTATAATAGGTGTATATATGTACTAATATTTGTATGTGTACATATGcttggtttcttattttgtcacacttaaatgtttcagatcatcaaacattcGAATGTTAGTCAACTGAACaccaaatgtagtttttaaatgaaactttattatttagagagaaaaaaaaaacaattcaaagctacatggtcctgtgtgaaaaagtgattccctGTAAAGCTtaaactggttgggccacccttagcagcaacaactgcaatcacgtgttggtgataacttgcaatgagtctcttccagcgctgtggaggagttttaggcccactcatctttgccaaattgttgtcattcagccacattgcaGGATTTCCCAGcatgaagcacctttttaaggtcatgccacagcatctctaTAGGATTTTGGTCAGGACTTTTTTGACTCAGCCACTCTCTGTCTAGTCtctagacagcagaattcatggttctattTACCACAGCAAGTCCTGATACAGCAAAACCGCCCcagacatcacactaccaccaccatattttattgttgatattttctttttctgaggTACGGAGTTACTTTTAGTTCAACTTGGTTGGTTCAAAATGTTTTCTGACAAAgttgacagcagaattcatggttctattTACCACAGCGAGTCCCGatacagcaaaacagccccagacatcacactaccaccaccatattttattgatattttctttttctgagaTACAGAGTTACTTTTAGTTCAACTTTGTTGGTTCAAAATGTTTTCTGACAAAATTGAGACCAgccttgtttttgttcagcagtggtctTGGAACTAGAACCcaatgtctttcttatggtggggtCATGaaaactgaccttaactgaggcaagtgaggcctgcagttctttgggtgttgttgtggggtcttttgtgacctcttggatgagtcgtggctgcgctcttggggtcatttttttgttggccGGACAGTCtggggaaggttcaccactgttgtatgttttggccatttgtggataatgaatggctctcactgttttttgctggagtcccaaagcttacAACATTTTGCACAATGATAGAACCCAATTAATATCAATTAATTAACGTTTTAACAGCGGGGTGATCGCTTTTTCACACAAGGCCATgatggtttggatttttttcattttttcatcttcacaagggtcgtgggggtgctttagcctatcccagctggctgagaggcggggtacaccctggactgatggccagccaatcacagggcacatatagacaaacaaccattcacactcacattcatacctatggacaatttggagtcgccaattaacctagcatgtttttggaatgtgggaggaaaccggagtacccggagaaaacccacgcatgcaaactccacatagagatggccgagggtgggattgaactcgggtctcctagctgtgaggtctgcgcgctaacccctcgcccgccatgcagcctatttAATGTTACTACttcatgaaaatattacaattattttggagggtatttggaatgtgggaggaaacgcagagaaaacccacgcatgcacggggagaacatgcaaactccacacagagatgtccgagggtggaattgaactcgggtgtcctagctgtgtggcctgcgcgctaaccactcgaacatgGTGCGACGGTTTGGATTTTATTTCTCCCTTAAAATAAAGTTTCatctaaaaactgcattttgggttcagttgtgttgtcagtgactgatatttaaatttgtttgatgatctgaaggattaaaatatgacacttttttcacaccactgtatttgtatatatacatatgtatgtatgtatgtgtgtgtgaaatatttttgtaatttacagccttctaaatacggaacattattagagttctctaggcatgaaataacacccctatagtcgcctttacactcatctaacccaatatagtagacataatcacagAAAATGGGCCGCAcggccgtcgagtggttagcgcgcagacctcacagctaggagaccagggttcaattccaccctcggtcatctctgtgtggagtctgcatgttctccccgtgcatgcgtgggttttctccgggtactccggtttcctcccacaaacatgtttccaaaaacatgctaggttaattggtgactccaaattgtccaaatacaGCATTTTTGAATCATagtgacatatctcctgtggtggaatgaacatatgtgttgtattcagCATTTCTTTAATATTGGTTTGCATgagggtcgagtggttagcgcgcagggttttctccgggtactccggtttcctcccacattccaaaaacatgctaggttaattggcgactccaaattgtccataggtatgaatgtgagtgtgaatggttgtttgtctatatgtgccctgtgattggctggcgaccagtccagggtgtaccccgcctctcgcccgaagacggctgggatcggctccagcacccccccgagacccttgtgaggaaaagcggtagaaaatgaatgaatgaatgaatcacagaAAATAAGATAGCCCTGCGATGGCTATTGTgaatggaacattactgacacctaatgaccaGTGTAGGGTACTACAtgtcaaaacatgttttcaagCTGTTTCCTACACTCAAGCGTgtatgcatgaaaaaaaaactcatcacTTTaaagttgtttaaaaaaagtctaaaatggTTGACTATTCCAAATGTTTGATTATGATATCTTACATGACAGGTAGAGTTGAACAGGAAGTACCGTATGCACTCCCCCCAGGAGAAGATCTGCGGCAGCGCCTACGTGAACTCTAGATCGGTCTTCTTGCGCGCCGAGCTCAAGCACGGCCGCTACGTCATCATACCCACCACCTATGACCCCGACGTGGAGGGGGACTTCCTGCTGCGCATCTTCACCGACGTGGCCTGCCGCTGCAAGTAGGAAGGCGGGCGCTAGACTCTCTGGCCAGATTATGTTCCAAACTAATCCCCAAGTGTTGTCATGTGTGCCGCAGGGAGCTGATTGTGGACGTGCCCCGACGCACCTGCTGGTCCTGTCTGTGTAGCGGTTACCCGTCGTTGATCACTCAGGTGCACGTCCTGAAGGCGGAAGGACTGGCTGAAGGAGGCTCTGATTCAAGTACACGACACTTAACGTCCATTATTTACCATTTTTGTGATTATTGTTATCCTAGGACAAATCTGTTTATTGTAtaatttgctgtgtgtgtgcagactGTAACCCCTACATGATCATTAAATGTGAAGGAGTCCAAGTCCGTTCCATTTTCCATCAACGCACACGCAGTCCTGTCTTTGACACCAAGGCTATCTTCTACAGGAAGAAACCCACCCAGCCAATCAGCATtgaggtatgtgtgtgtgtgtgtgtttatgtgctttTATGCGCTGACCTTGACGTGTCATTCAGGTGTACAGCCACAACATGCTCAGGgacaccttgctgggccagtTGTCCATGTGCACCCAGTCAGGTGACATCGACGACACGTTGCAGTTAAAGAACAAAAGCGATGCCGACGCCGGCACAATCACCGTCACCGTGGTGAGCAGTGCCATGCTCAGCGGCATCTAAGAGGTCGTTTATCCTAAAAACTTTCAGCGACAATTTCCCCTTTTCTGATTTTTCTCTGTCAAAGAAAGTTTACAAAGTGTctagttgacttttttttaaaggtattgCTTTGTAATTGCTATTTTTATAATGTCCTGCTTCCTCACACTGGCCTACAAACGCCATCTTGTTGTCTTGGGGGGGGGAAACTTTCATGGCAGTGACCGTCAGGCGTCGACTGTCTGTTGCTGTGTCACATGACGCTTCACTTTGTCGCTTTTCACTCTCACTGTTCTGAGCACCATGACAACCACGACAACCACTGTTCAATTCAATGTGTATGCTCGTGCTAAGATAAAAGTCATCTTTTTCCCTTCACGCACATGCTGTGTCAACTAATTTATTAAGAACTCCAATATAACTCCCAACATGGACGCATTTTCTAGCATTTTCGAAACCAAGTTGCCGCCCAATCtttacatccctacttattcaggatgtccgatattggcttttttttgcagaaaactgATATGCCgaactctcaatttctgatagtGATATTGATACTGATATGAGCAAagtgacatatctcctgtggtggaatgaacatatgtgttgtatacagcatttcttatataatattaatacttgGTTTGCATgagggtcgagtggttagcgcgcagggttttctccgggtactccggtttcctcccacattccaaaaacatgctaggttaattggcgactccaaattgtccataggtatgaatgtgagtgtgaatggttgtttgtttatatgtgccctgtgattggctggccaccagtccagggtgcaccccgcctcttgcccgaagagcaccccccgcaaccctcgtgaggataagcggtagaaaatgaatgaatggtttgcatgattgggggaaaaaaatacagatatcaaccgatatctaATTTTTGTGCTGATATCGGGTCAATAATCATCGGTACCAATGATTATCAGACGTCCCTGCTACTTGTAGATATTTGTAATTgggattaattatgagttaactttGAACAAACTGATTAatcccaataaaaaaaatggtaattgcCCTCGCCCTAGTAGATACAGTATATGCCTTTTTACTAAAAATGCGCGAAACATGGCCGATGAAGAATTGAGATGCTGTAGGTTACCTCGGAGTAGCTGGCAAGGAAGCCCTTCATTGTGATCCTCAATGTGATTATGCGCACTCACGCCGAGATAAGCTCTCATGTGACCTTTGCCGTCTGAGAGCGTGACAGTTAATGATTGCTGCCGAGTAGCAAGAAAGGCGGTCAGAGTGGTTTCTTCCAGCATGGCTGCTGCAGCACGGCAGGATGAGACGTCCCAACAATGGCACACGGGCCTGGTGAGGAGGATCACAGAGCCGTTCACCTGGTGAGTCTCCGCATCGTGTCCTTGTCTCCACCTTTGgggtgtgactgtgtgtgtgtttgtgtgtgtgtttgtgtgtgtgtttgtgtgcgtgtgtcaggCGCCTGGCCAAGACGCTGGCCATGGGTCAAGGCCTGGCTGCGCTGGTGTGCGGCACGGCCGTCACCTCGCAGTACCTGACCGCCGGCTTCCACGTGGAAACGCCAATGCTGCAGAGCCTCCTCAACTACGTTCTCCTCAGCGCCACCTACGCCCCGATGCTCCTCTGCCGACCAGGTGATGGACTAAAATACAGAAGATATTTGTCTTTCGTGCCGCAACTGCAAGTATGAAGGCGGTGATGTCGTGATGCGTTCATGTACAGTGTGTTCTTGGAAAGAGTGTTTCGCATGCTGTCAATGAGGTGTTCCCCTTTAAAATGAAAGGGGCTGAAAATTTGTTCCAGATTGTGAGGAGGCGCTGGTTCCAGTACCTTCTGCTAGGCCTGGTGGATGTGGAGGCCAACTACACTGTGGTCAAAGCATACCAGTACACCACCATCACCAGCGTGCAGGTGGGCCAAAATACCACAATAGAGTCTCCAGGGGGGGTAAGTCCAGTATTTGGACTGAGCACGTCGGTTTGGGTCTGCAGCTGCTGGACTGCTTTGTGATCCCGGTGGTGATGGTTCTTTCCTACTGCGTCCTCAACACCCGGTACCGGCCCGTCCACTATGTGGCGGTGTGCATCTGTCTGCTCGGAGTGGGCGCCATGGTGGGGGCCGACCTGCTAGCCGGGAGGGACCAGGGTTCCGGTGAGAGCACGGTTGTGTGAGTCATGACCATGACGGAGCCGAGTCAAGTCGGTGAGATGTGGCGTGTGTGCAGCCTCCAACCTGCTGCTAGGTGACGGGCTGGCCCTGCTGAGCGCCACGTGCTACGGCGTGTCCAACGTGTGTCAGGAGTACACGGTGAAGAAGCACAGCCGTGTGGAGTTCCTCGCCATGGTGGGCCTCTTTGGCGCCGCTATCAGCAGTGTGCAGATGTAAGTAAACTCATACGGTATgtctttttgaaaaaacgtgaaAAAGCTGCCACATTTTTGATTAGCGTACAGGTCTTGGTTTCTTTTCACTGCAGGGTCATCTTGGAGCGCCACCAGGTGGCCGCCATCCACTGGAGCTGGCAAGTGGGTGAGCGTGACCACCAAGACAATCTCCTGTTTATCCcgttcccagcatgcattgcttCTGACCCCACGTCTCTTCCTCTGCAGCCCTCCTCCTGGTGGCCTTTGCGGCATGCCTGTTTGCCTTGTACAGCTTCATGCCCGTGGTGATGGAGAAGAGTAGCGCCGCCGCTGTCAACATGTCCatgctgacctctgacctcttcaGCCTCTTCTGTGGCATCTTCCTCTTCCACTACAGCGTGAGTCCTGATAACGATTATCCTACTCAGCAGGTCGGGGTGACACAACGAGTTAATAAGTGATTGTAGGCTCGAGGACacaaagatgctttgatgacgAGATCAACTCGGTTAAGATTAGGGCTCCCCGGGGTGATGACCAATAAATTCATCAATTGCATGTtccattatattatacattatacggTTTTTGGCTCAGATTGGGTTGGGATATGATGCTAATGTTGCAGCTCGGGTTTGGGTCAGGGTGAGGATTTGAGTCCTGGTTGTTGTGTTGGTTGGGAAATTGGTTTTTCCTAATTTTGAGAGACccctcaaaatatttttttccctcaatatTTTAACTCTTCTAAAATTACTCATATTAATACTTTGTTTCATAAAACTGCAATTTTGTTcgaatgacatttttcctcttaatattttgactttatgctgataaaattacagctgttttgtaGTTGTCCTCATGACCTTATTTTTACTTGACTTTTTCTGCAATCTCATTTactaaaatttcaactttaagctACCAACAttctatttttcctcataatacattattcttgtaaaaactttatttttttcacttattttgattttattcttgactGTGACTGCGCCACTAGCTAGGGTCAAGGTTGGGGTATCAAAGGTCTAACTGCTAACAaatgacccccaccccccagtttTCTGGGCTGTACCTGGTGTCGCTGGTGGTCATCCTCATTGGCTTCACCATCTTCAACGCTGTGCCGACGCCCACTGGCCCCACTCCCACCCCCTCTAGCGGCGAGGAAGGTCACCATGACAACGGCATTGTCAAccacagcaaacaggaagtgtgtgaagAAGAGAGAATGGAGAGCGCTGATGTACTCTGCACTAGGATGTGAAGTCAACATTTACtatttgatttcatttcatttattgtcaATGTTCGATCACTTGTACTTTTGCACCGagatgcatttttatttaatcatttggtttttttaaagtgaaagcAAGCTATGCAAAATGGTGATCATACAATCTTATGCTTATGATGTATTTATGCCTGACGGCCAGCAGGGGGAGACaacttttattaaaatataaaaatcacaCCGTAAATGGTGGTGCGTGATGATTTCATACGAGATAACATCGTCGAGATGAAGCCACAGGAGTCAAGAGTCAGTGGAAAAATACAACACACACTGAAGGCGGCATCATGCAGCCAATAAAAcacgaaaaaaaaagattgactCTTTTAAACCAACATAACGTTAACACATGAAAAGCCCTTGTAGTCGGCTGTGTAGCATAAAGGCAGGAAGTAGAATCACTGATCAACAGGAAGGAATGTCCTCTCACCgcccacatcattaggtacactatcTGATAGGATCCAAGACAAGTAGAAAATATGATGCATGTTGAGACACATTGTGGTGTTGGACATTGTGAGCTTTGGTACCTAATGAGGTGTCCTTGTCGCTGAGGACCCTCAGGCCTTGTTCGCCGCGGGGTTCTCGGGGAAGTTCAGAGACTCCCGAGATGAGCGCCCGTCTGGGAGAAGCTCCTCTTTGTCACTAGGGAGACACAAAAGGTCACATGCTCAGGCCAGGCCGGCTGGGAGGCGTGTCCAAGTCAAGGCTCCGCCTACCTGACGGTGGAGGCGCTGCGGGAGAGATGGCGGCGTCTCAGCATGGTGATGACGAGCGAGGCCGCCAGCAGGATGCAAATGGCCGCCACCGCCAACAGTACAAAGAAAGCTGCAGGGAGGTgacgaagatgaa is part of the Doryrhamphus excisus isolate RoL2022-K1 chromosome 8, RoL_Dexc_1.0, whole genome shotgun sequence genome and encodes:
- the LOC131134376 gene encoding calpain-5-like isoform X1 — encoded protein: MVVPFDGQSFAALRMKALQKGHLFKDPRFPASDKSLFYKENRIGEVAWKRPQDLCDNPRLFVDGISAHDLNQGKLGNCWFVAACSSLASQESLWQKVIPDHKNQVWHTISYAGIFHFRFWRFGTWVDVVIDDRLPTMNGKLIYCHSNDASEFWSALVEKAYAKLCGCYEALDGGNTADALTDFTGGVSEMIDLAENPAKADVEKRKELFERVLKVHGRGGLISCSIKVTNSSNMEAKLPNGLVKGHAYAVTDVRKVKLGRGLMAKFKSDKVNMVRIRNPWGQSEWTGAWSDSSDEWKQVSKSERDAMGVVVQDDGEFWMNFDDMITNFTDLIMCRLINTSHVSIYKTWVEVLVHGAWRRHSNPMRNRAGGCANNKETFLQNPQYMFKVKKSVDEVLISLQQKDRIATEAEDQKKNLPIGFDIFRVELNRKYRMHSPQEKICGSAYVNSRSVFLRAELKHGRYVIIPTTYDPDVEGDFLLRIFTDVACRCKELIVDVPRRTCWSCLCSGYPSLITQVHVLKAEGLAEGGSDSNCNPYMIIKCEGVQVRSIFHQRTRSPVFDTKAIFYRKKPTQPISIEVYSHNMLRDTLLGQLSMCTQSGDIDDTLQLKNKSDADAGTITVTVVSSAMLSGI
- the LOC131134376 gene encoding calpain-5-like isoform X2; this translates as MVVPFDGQSFAALRMKALQKGHLFKDPRFPASDKSLFYKENRIGEVAWKRPQDLCDNPRLFVDGISAHDLNQGKLGNCWFVAACSSLASQESLWQKVIPDHKNQVWHTISYAGIFHFRFWRFGTWVDVVIDDRLPTMNGKLIYCHSNDASEFWSALVEKAYAKLCGCYEALDGGNTADALTDFTGGVSEMIDLAENPAKADVEKRKELFERVLKVHGRGGLISCSIKVTNSSNMEAKLPNGLVKGHAYAVTDVRKVKLGRGLMAKFKSDKVNMVRIRNPWGQSEWTGAWSDSSDEWKQVSKSERDAMGVVVQDDGEFWMNFDDMITNFTDLIMCRLINTSHVSIYKTWVEVLVHGAWRRHSNPMRNRAGGCANNKETFLQNPQYMFKVKKSVDEVLISLQQKDRIATEAEDQKKNLPIGFDIFREKICGSAYVNSRSVFLRAELKHGRYVIIPTTYDPDVEGDFLLRIFTDVACRCKELIVDVPRRTCWSCLCSGYPSLITQVHVLKAEGLAEGGSDSNCNPYMIIKCEGVQVRSIFHQRTRSPVFDTKAIFYRKKPTQPISIEVYSHNMLRDTLLGQLSMCTQSGDIDDTLQLKNKSDADAGTITVTVVSSAMLSGI
- the LOC131134387 gene encoding solute carrier family 35 member F2-like, with translation MAAAARQDETSQQWHTGLVRRITEPFTWRLAKTLAMGQGLAALVCGTAVTSQYLTAGFHVETPMLQSLLNYVLLSATYAPMLLCRPGAENLFQIVRRRWFQYLLLGLVDVEANYTVVKAYQYTTITSVQLLDCFVIPVVMVLSYCVLNTRYRPVHYVAVCICLLGVGAMVGADLLAGRDQGSASNLLLGDGLALLSATCYGVSNVCQEYTVKKHSRVEFLAMVGLFGAAISSVQMVILERHQVAAIHWSWQVALLLVAFAACLFALYSFMPVVMEKSSAAAVNMSMLTSDLFSLFCGIFLFHYSFSGLYLVSLVVILIGFTIFNAVPTPTGPTPTPSSGEEGHHDNGIVNHSKQEVCEEERMESADVLCTRM